The following proteins are co-located in the Conyzicola lurida genome:
- a CDS encoding LacI family DNA-binding transcriptional regulator → MAKAPTVYDVAERAQVSIATVSRVLRTPDAVRELTREKVLDAVRYLGYVPSANARGLAARRTNVIGLFFPGHDDLDYAAAVDARGDGGVPVVVDDDDRASETENLYFDEVLRGAEIEAWRRGFALMVAAGRGASREALINDIAGRVDGLAVLSSTVSDELLAHVARRIPVVVLAGSERDDGFDHVSASNGPGMRTMAGYVLQQHGVRDLVYVAGPGDSPDDAERLEGFRDALRDAGVDEATVPIERGDFTREGGQRIAERLVRGDSRPRAIVCANDQTALGVLDVLEQHGIRVPEDVLVTGFDGITAGRHSRPRLTTVHQPMVELGRAAVHAITARLDDPGLGPQSLTLPVRVVLRDSCPPV, encoded by the coding sequence ATGGCGAAAGCGCCCACCGTGTACGACGTCGCCGAGCGCGCCCAGGTGTCGATCGCGACGGTGTCCCGCGTGCTGCGCACCCCCGACGCCGTGCGCGAGCTCACCCGCGAGAAAGTGCTCGACGCCGTGCGGTACCTCGGTTATGTGCCGAGCGCGAACGCCCGCGGGCTGGCAGCGCGCCGCACGAACGTGATCGGGCTCTTCTTCCCGGGGCACGACGACCTCGACTATGCAGCGGCGGTCGACGCGCGTGGCGACGGGGGAGTGCCGGTCGTCGTCGACGACGACGACCGTGCCTCCGAGACCGAGAACCTCTACTTCGACGAGGTGCTGCGCGGCGCCGAGATCGAGGCCTGGCGCCGGGGCTTCGCGCTCATGGTCGCCGCCGGCCGCGGAGCATCGCGCGAGGCGCTCATCAACGACATCGCCGGCCGCGTCGACGGCCTCGCCGTGCTCTCCAGCACGGTGAGCGACGAGCTGCTCGCGCACGTCGCCCGGCGCATCCCCGTGGTCGTGCTCGCCGGCTCGGAACGCGACGACGGTTTCGACCACGTGAGCGCGAGCAACGGGCCGGGCATGCGCACCATGGCGGGCTACGTGCTGCAGCAGCACGGCGTGCGCGACCTCGTCTACGTCGCCGGCCCGGGGGATTCGCCCGACGACGCCGAGCGGCTCGAGGGGTTCCGCGACGCGCTGCGCGACGCGGGCGTCGACGAGGCGACCGTGCCGATCGAGCGCGGCGACTTCACGCGCGAGGGCGGGCAGCGCATCGCCGAGCGGCTGGTGCGAGGCGACAGCAGGCCTCGCGCCATCGTCTGCGCGAACGACCAGACCGCGCTCGGGGTGCTCGACGTGCTCGAACAGCACGGCATCCGGGTGCCCGAAGACGTGCTCGTCACGGGCTTCGACGGAATCACCGCGGGACGCCACTCGCGACCCCGCCTCACTACGGTGCACCAGCCCATGGTCGAGCTCGGCCGCGCCGCCGTACACGCCATCACCGCCCGGCTCGACGACCCCGGGCTCGGCCCGCAGTCGCTGACCCTCCCCGTGCGGGTCGTTCTGCGCGACAGCTGCCCGCCGGTCTAG
- a CDS encoding ABC transporter substrate-binding protein: protein MTTEKTVVMMHPTRSKPLRVLAALAVVTASTMLAACSIQITSAPDPSIPDDTMLVAADNGSPLFERNFNPYMVNKRTAAFYMYEPLVILDNVTGEEHPWLATGYELPDPSTVVYEIRDGVTWSDGEPFTSADVAYSFQLLKDVPAFDIQGIWGYIESVETTETTVTVHLTAPDVPAAQLIGTTLIVPEHIWKDVDDPETYRNPDPVGTGPYTLGNFAAQQYTVDKNPDYWQADKVAAEHIILPATNTQLDVATKGYDWAYSFISDVDGTWVAAGNKNTYWFPPGGTIALFPNLTKAPFNDLNVRKGLSAALDRAAVGDAAAEGYMEPAGQTNILLPFQQDALDPSIPNAGLLEKDDATALEFFAQAGYTQQDGKLVDAGGTQLSFSITTANGYNDWLKGVQEVQKQWGALGIDVKVDSPQPAAYQLALRNGEYDFAMGGTGGTGSIFRDFNTLLSSDFLKPVGEEAGNNFERFDSPEAQAILDQYKVAIDPAEQLELGYQLQQIVYDQLPVLSLYYGGSWGLVSEAKFTGWPSEDDPYASPKTYESTPLLVLTHLKAVDDD from the coding sequence ATGACGACTGAGAAAACGGTAGTAATGATGCACCCCACCCGATCGAAGCCCCTGCGCGTCCTCGCCGCGCTGGCGGTAGTGACGGCGAGCACGATGCTCGCGGCCTGCAGTATCCAGATCACCAGCGCCCCCGACCCGTCCATCCCCGACGACACCATGCTCGTCGCCGCGGACAACGGATCGCCGCTCTTCGAACGCAACTTCAACCCGTACATGGTGAACAAGCGCACCGCCGCGTTCTACATGTACGAGCCGCTGGTGATCCTCGACAACGTGACCGGCGAAGAGCACCCGTGGCTCGCGACCGGCTACGAACTCCCCGACCCGTCGACGGTCGTCTACGAGATCCGTGACGGAGTCACCTGGAGCGACGGCGAGCCCTTCACCAGTGCCGACGTGGCCTACAGCTTCCAGTTGCTGAAGGACGTACCGGCTTTCGACATCCAGGGCATCTGGGGCTACATCGAGAGCGTCGAGACCACCGAAACTACGGTCACGGTGCACCTCACCGCCCCCGACGTTCCCGCCGCGCAGCTCATCGGCACGACGCTGATCGTGCCAGAGCACATCTGGAAAGACGTCGACGACCCCGAGACCTACCGCAATCCCGACCCCGTCGGCACCGGTCCGTACACGCTCGGAAACTTCGCCGCCCAGCAGTACACGGTCGACAAGAACCCCGACTACTGGCAGGCCGACAAGGTCGCCGCCGAGCACATCATCCTGCCGGCCACGAACACGCAGCTCGACGTCGCCACCAAGGGCTACGACTGGGCGTACTCGTTCATCAGCGACGTCGACGGCACCTGGGTCGCCGCCGGCAATAAGAACACCTACTGGTTCCCGCCGGGAGGCACGATCGCGCTCTTCCCCAACCTGACCAAGGCGCCGTTCAACGACCTGAACGTGCGTAAGGGGCTCTCCGCGGCACTCGACCGCGCGGCCGTCGGCGACGCCGCGGCCGAGGGATACATGGAGCCGGCCGGCCAGACCAACATCCTCCTGCCCTTCCAGCAGGACGCGCTCGACCCGTCGATCCCCAACGCCGGACTGCTCGAGAAGGATGACGCGACGGCCCTCGAGTTCTTCGCCCAGGCCGGGTATACCCAGCAGGACGGCAAGCTCGTCGACGCCGGCGGAACCCAGCTGAGCTTCTCCATCACCACCGCTAACGGCTACAACGACTGGCTCAAGGGAGTGCAGGAGGTGCAGAAGCAGTGGGGCGCCCTCGGCATCGACGTGAAGGTCGACTCGCCCCAGCCCGCCGCGTACCAGCTCGCGCTGCGCAACGGCGAGTACGACTTCGCGATGGGCGGCACCGGCGGTACCGGGTCGATCTTCCGCGACTTCAACACGCTGCTCTCGAGCGACTTCCTCAAGCCGGTCGGCGAGGAGGCGGGCAACAACTTCGAGCGCTTCGACAGCCCCGAGGCGCAGGCGATCCTCGACCAGTACAAGGTCGCGATCGATCCGGCCGAGCAGCTCGAACTCGGCTACCAGCTGCAGCAGATCGTCTACGACCAGCTGCCCGTGCTCAGCCTCTACTACGGCGGTTCGTGGGGTCTCGTGAGCGAGGCCAAGTTCACCGGCTGGCCCAGCGAGGACGACCCGTACGCGAGCCCGAAGACCTACGAGTCGACACCCCTGCTCGTTCTCACCCATCTGAAGGCGGTCGACGATGACTAG
- a CDS encoding DUF1992 domain-containing protein — MARRNEPDDARLSAARYQVDRLKPEGETDEPADAGQPTMEQRAQYVEIQIEQAMRRGDFDNLPGAGKPIQDLGQISDPDWWIRRKIERERITGLGPPALTLRTESAELDVRLERATSEQSIRDLLVDFNKRVIEARRQLQGGPPVVTPTRDVDEEIARWREAREARRRAYEEAAEREAAEYAAMTWREKRRARRAATGG; from the coding sequence ATGGCCCGCAGGAACGAACCGGACGATGCACGGCTGAGCGCCGCCCGCTATCAGGTCGACCGGCTGAAGCCCGAGGGCGAAACGGACGAGCCGGCCGACGCCGGCCAGCCGACGATGGAGCAGCGGGCGCAGTACGTCGAGATCCAGATCGAGCAGGCGATGCGCCGCGGCGACTTCGACAACCTGCCCGGCGCCGGCAAGCCGATCCAGGACCTCGGGCAGATCAGCGACCCCGACTGGTGGATCCGCCGCAAGATCGAGCGCGAGCGCATCACCGGGCTCGGCCCGCCCGCGTTGACCCTGCGCACCGAGAGCGCAGAACTCGATGTGCGCCTCGAGCGTGCGACGAGCGAGCAGTCGATCCGCGACCTGCTCGTCGACTTCAACAAGCGCGTGATCGAGGCGCGGCGCCAGCTGCAGGGCGGCCCCCCGGTGGTGACGCCGACGCGCGACGTCGACGAGGAGATCGCCCGCTGGCGTGAGGCCCGGGAGGCTCGCCGCCGCGCCTACGAGGAGGCCGCCGAACGCGAGGCGGCCGAGTACGCGGCGATGACCTGGCGCGAGAAGCGCCGTGCCCGGCGCGCGGCAACCGGTGGCTGA
- a CDS encoding FtsX-like permease family protein, producing the protein MTNEGRRAAPGGSRRRSARPGTWLLATTLRRSRSQWRLLLGVVAVAVLASVLVTTLSLLVSATEQGGVRGALAAVPAEQTALDIRLVDPTIDVAEGRAIVSEAVDSVFAPAATTTSVGIAVSSFEPVLSLAGVTTDGPLPTLAYFGEYDEVAESATLTTGEWPGDASTDGVPVAIPSSAALALSVDVGDTVVVEAGGADVAAVVTGVFEPNDRTDEFWAVDRLAGAGYDPDFPDPSSSFYNPAVALGPLVVGTGSLAAAGIPVAFADLRFTPDFSHTTVDQVQPLLDRLDTADVDIPFRSNGVAGAIFTSTDVATAVNAVTAGLTVTRSTVAVVSLLLVVLAVAAMAQLARLFSDARSGERQLMRARGASRRDILALATVEAVAVAVVTAAATPPLASLVYRVLAAQGPMVAAGMPADAGLPAVTWLLAAVIAVVFVVVLVAPLLRADVSFAEGAQAAGRQRLASGIARSGIDVAVVAIAAIAYWQLQAYRTPVQETGSLAVDPVLVAGPALVLVATALVCVRLIPAASRLLERLGSGARGATVALAAWEIGRRPQRATAAVLLLSLSLAVGTFGLSFLTTWKQSQVDQASFAVGPPVRVDATGPATEAAPEGGGEPVMRRPMLIGGLGDSGDAGGIRASVLSLTPDARALLTTGRLGDLGGETIADGLGGGAASATGIDLPDGASGFAATVRLGDPGAPLAATAAEITAVIEEGGTRLLLLPLGRVDADGEPHDVQGELAPAARSDGLRFVGFQAKLVDTADEESAVERREESTDVLMADLAALVPGDSDDSDPARVPLAVPADAEWSGSSSPRTATLPPTDDVPDGWTLRVGVTVPVDLRVRARSYALVGWRPNAGVPTVLDAALAERLGVTSGSDLGVRTGGVPATLHVIAIAPRVPGAAPTADLLGPAPSLGGTPAEVAVVDTMLLARSLIEAGTEGPLVDEWWVDVPEGEAASYLAALPVGATAVSTDLLGERLQEAPLRVATQATLWVAIAASTLLAAVGFGVHSAAGLRSRRLELAQLRAIGYSRRRLVGLVATESLLMGVLGVVFGVSIGVLLAWLVGPLVAVSPTGAPTVPSVVVEVPALGIALLVAEVAAVLAAVVVLVSRSQRFTEPAHLLREGVQP; encoded by the coding sequence GTGACGAACGAGGGACGGCGGGCCGCGCCCGGAGGCAGTCGACGCCGCTCCGCGCGCCCCGGCACGTGGCTCCTGGCCACCACTCTCCGGCGTTCGCGCTCGCAGTGGCGCCTGCTCCTCGGCGTCGTCGCGGTAGCCGTGCTCGCGAGCGTGCTCGTGACGACCCTGAGCCTCCTCGTCAGCGCGACCGAGCAGGGCGGCGTGCGGGGAGCGCTCGCCGCGGTACCCGCGGAGCAGACAGCCCTCGACATCCGCCTGGTCGATCCGACCATCGACGTCGCCGAGGGGCGTGCGATCGTCTCCGAGGCGGTCGACAGCGTCTTCGCCCCGGCGGCAACGACGACTTCCGTCGGCATCGCGGTCTCGAGCTTCGAACCCGTGCTCTCGCTCGCCGGCGTCACGACCGACGGCCCCCTGCCCACCCTCGCCTACTTCGGCGAGTACGACGAGGTCGCCGAGTCCGCGACGCTCACCACGGGCGAGTGGCCCGGCGACGCGTCGACCGACGGAGTACCGGTCGCCATCCCGTCGTCGGCGGCTCTCGCGCTGTCGGTCGACGTCGGCGACACGGTGGTCGTCGAGGCGGGCGGGGCGGATGTCGCGGCCGTCGTCACGGGAGTCTTCGAGCCGAACGACCGCACCGACGAATTCTGGGCAGTCGACCGCCTCGCCGGCGCGGGCTACGACCCGGACTTCCCCGACCCGTCGTCGAGCTTCTACAACCCCGCCGTGGCGCTCGGACCGCTCGTCGTCGGAACGGGGTCGCTCGCCGCCGCCGGCATCCCGGTCGCCTTCGCCGATCTGCGCTTCACCCCCGACTTCTCGCACACGACCGTCGACCAGGTCCAGCCGCTCCTCGACCGGCTGGACACCGCCGACGTCGACATCCCGTTCCGGTCGAACGGTGTGGCCGGGGCGATCTTCACCTCCACGGATGTCGCGACGGCGGTGAACGCGGTGACCGCCGGGCTGACGGTCACCCGGTCGACGGTCGCGGTCGTCAGCCTGCTGCTCGTGGTGCTGGCGGTGGCCGCGATGGCGCAGCTCGCGCGGCTGTTCAGCGACGCGCGCAGCGGTGAGAGGCAGCTGATGCGGGCGCGCGGGGCGTCCCGTCGCGACATCCTCGCCCTGGCAACCGTCGAAGCCGTGGCCGTCGCCGTGGTGACGGCCGCCGCCACTCCGCCGCTCGCGTCCCTCGTGTACCGCGTCCTCGCCGCGCAGGGACCCATGGTCGCGGCGGGAATGCCGGCCGACGCGGGGCTGCCCGCGGTGACCTGGCTCCTCGCCGCCGTCATCGCGGTCGTTTTCGTGGTCGTGCTCGTCGCACCGCTGCTGCGCGCGGACGTGTCGTTCGCCGAGGGCGCGCAGGCCGCCGGACGCCAGCGCCTCGCGTCGGGGATCGCGCGGTCGGGCATCGACGTCGCCGTCGTCGCGATCGCCGCGATCGCCTACTGGCAGTTGCAGGCATACCGCACGCCCGTGCAGGAGACCGGTTCACTCGCGGTCGACCCGGTGCTCGTGGCCGGGCCGGCCCTCGTGCTGGTCGCGACCGCGCTCGTCTGCGTGCGGCTGATCCCCGCGGCATCCCGGCTGCTCGAACGGCTCGGTTCGGGCGCCCGCGGCGCCACCGTGGCCCTCGCCGCGTGGGAGATCGGGCGTCGCCCGCAGCGGGCGACCGCCGCCGTGCTGCTGCTCAGCCTGTCGCTCGCGGTCGGCACCTTCGGGCTCTCCTTCCTCACCACGTGGAAGCAGTCGCAGGTCGACCAGGCGTCGTTCGCCGTCGGCCCGCCGGTGCGGGTGGATGCCACGGGGCCGGCGACCGAAGCGGCTCCGGAGGGCGGGGGCGAACCCGTCATGCGCAGACCCATGCTGATCGGAGGGCTCGGCGATTCGGGCGACGCGGGCGGTATCCGCGCGTCGGTGCTCTCGCTCACGCCGGACGCCCGCGCGCTCCTGACCACCGGGCGGCTCGGCGACCTCGGCGGCGAGACGATCGCCGACGGCCTGGGCGGCGGCGCGGCCTCCGCGACCGGGATCGACCTGCCCGACGGCGCCTCCGGATTCGCCGCCACCGTGCGCCTCGGCGACCCCGGTGCGCCGCTCGCCGCGACCGCGGCGGAGATCACCGCCGTGATCGAAGAGGGCGGCACGCGGCTGCTTCTGCTGCCGCTGGGCCGCGTCGACGCCGACGGCGAGCCACACGATGTACAGGGCGAGCTGGCACCGGCCGCGCGGTCCGACGGCCTGCGCTTCGTCGGATTCCAGGCCAAGCTCGTCGATACGGCCGACGAGGAGTCCGCCGTCGAACGGCGGGAGGAATCGACGGACGTCCTGATGGCGGATCTCGCGGCCCTCGTTCCCGGGGACTCGGACGATTCCGACCCCGCCCGCGTGCCGCTCGCGGTGCCCGCGGATGCCGAGTGGTCCGGGTCGTCGTCGCCGCGTACCGCCACGCTCCCGCCGACCGACGACGTGCCCGACGGCTGGACGCTGCGCGTCGGCGTCACCGTTCCCGTCGATCTGCGGGTGCGCGCCCGGAGCTACGCGCTCGTCGGCTGGCGGCCGAACGCCGGCGTGCCGACCGTGCTGGACGCCGCCCTCGCCGAGCGTCTCGGGGTGACGTCGGGCTCGGATCTCGGGGTCCGCACCGGCGGCGTGCCGGCGACGCTCCACGTGATCGCCATCGCACCGCGCGTGCCCGGGGCGGCGCCGACGGCCGACCTCCTCGGACCGGCCCCGTCCCTCGGCGGCACCCCGGCGGAGGTCGCCGTCGTCGACACGATGCTTCTCGCCCGCTCGCTCATCGAGGCGGGCACCGAAGGCCCGCTCGTCGACGAGTGGTGGGTCGACGTGCCGGAGGGCGAGGCGGCTTCGTATCTCGCCGCCCTTCCCGTGGGAGCTACTGCGGTCAGTACGGACCTGCTCGGCGAGCGGCTGCAGGAAGCCCCGTTGCGGGTCGCCACCCAGGCGACGCTGTGGGTCGCGATCGCGGCGAGCACGCTGCTCGCGGCCGTCGGGTTCGGCGTGCACAGCGCCGCCGGTCTGCGCTCCCGCCGGCTGGAGCTCGCCCAGCTGCGCGCCATCGGCTACTCGCGCCGCCGCCTGGTCGGCCTCGTGGCGACCGAGTCGCTGCTGATGGGAGTGCTCGGCGTCGTCTTCGGCGTGTCGATCGGGGTGCTGCTCGCATGGCTCGTCGGCCCGTTGGTCGCGGTCTCCCCCACCGGCGCACCCACCGTCCCGTCGGTGGTCGTCGAGGTTCCGGCTCTCGGGATCGCCCTGCTGGTCGCCGAAGTGGCAGCGGTGCTGGCGGCCGTCGTCGTGCTCGTCTCCCGCTCGCAGCGGTTCACCGAGCCCGCCCACCTGTTGCGGGAAGGAGTCCAGCCGTGA